The Podospora pseudopauciseta strain CBS 411.78 chromosome 2 map unlocalized CBS411.78m_2, whole genome shotgun sequence genome has a window encoding:
- a CDS encoding uncharacterized protein (EggNog:ENOG503P3KF; COG:S) has product MARTFSVRPTSSPAATSSTRLSPPSRASTTALRGSQGPSGIPEVPSTGLPSPPSSPPLAAITTNNELALTPKARSHVSRKQSSGHDTSIGNHEFARRRGGATLRIREECERFFCETLRAMFLGERSEARQGSVLMGVFNNNSNTRNQYASQLTPPEDCPLNSYTMGPAGAGAGIPAWMEIWDYAGGCSFRAFLAENVAAGEEDGVESRTLFVFFDRDVVSRDLKKALVALIELADGPLGCSHMVIAIERCIQEEDAKPLTKGLQWAGFSLTTLDFWSSGYDVISSKWLFMGMEL; this is encoded by the exons ATGGCGAGGACGTTCTCCGTCAGGCCAACATCCTCGCCAGCTGCTACCTCGTCGACCCGTCTCTCGCCTCCCTCAAGGGCCTCCACTACTGCACTACGGGGCTCGCAGGGGCCGAGTGGTATTCCTGAGGTCCCTTCGACGGGACTGCCATCGCCACCATCAAGCCCCCCCCTCGCGGCCATCACGACCAACAACGAGCTTGCGCTGACTCCCAAGGCGAGGAGTCATGTCAGCCGCAAGCAGAGCAGTGGTCATGATACTAGCATCGGCAACCACGAGTTTGCACGCCGACGAGGGGGGGCAACACTTCGCATCAGGGAAGAATGTGAGAGGTTCTTTTGCGAGACGCTGCGCGCCATGTTTCTGGGTGAGAGAAGCGAGGCGCGGCAGGGCTCGGTCCTGATGGGGGTGTTTAACAACAATTCCAATACTCGGAACCAGTATGCTTCCCAGCTCACTCCACCCGAAGACTGTCCCTTGAATTCGTACACCATGGGACCCGCGGGCGCTGGAGCGGGGATTCCGGCCTGGATGGAAATATGGGACTACGCCGGCGGGTGTTCGTTCAGAGCCTTCCTTGCCGAGAACGTCgctgctggtgaggaggacggggtggAATCCAGAACCCTGTTTGTCTTTTTCGACCGCGATGTGGTGAGCAGGGATTTGAAGAAGGC ACTGGTGGCACTGATTGAGTTGGCCGATGGTCCGCTTGGTTGCTCACACATGGTGATTGCCATTGAGCGATGcatccaagaagaagacgccaAACCTTTGACCAAGGGCCTGCAGTGGGCTGGCTTTTCCTTGACGACGTTGGACTTTTGGTCCTCAGGTTACGATGTGATTAGTAGCAAGTGGCTTTTCATGGGCATGGAGCTTTAA
- a CDS encoding uncharacterized protein (COG:C; EggNog:ENOG503NYZ6) encodes MATMPKSVIIVGGSIAGLLHGIYLKRHGANVIILEQDPNPRRSSHNAGICFGPSVQEFLRLYNDTGIQACQPAVVTRLAYRQNLYWRDTGIVRHLTSWGVLYRILRANFDGLASDAVTIPPPARAGDGQCSYLPGQRVTSVQKTSDGVVVGYLGEDGKERCSVADLVIGADGLHSTVRGLLNAPVVKEYSGYVSWRGTVCEAKVSRETARYFQDRTVLSLLKRTYIVCYIIPPDSGSFAPGTRLINWVWYCNLSETPETNFVELLTDTNGHLHANTVPSGLVRAEIWKSHLAHMLPLIPGPFAELFTQTEQPFITKVNDALCSKATFFDGRVLLVGDALATFRPHFALATEQAARHCLGLARVWKGEITLQLWEREAVDHATKIWLGSRVMGAGLLRGWVEFLLLAWKYVAFFARSKLGWKRV; translated from the exons ATGGCAACAATGCCCAAATCAGTCATCATT GTTGGCGGCTCCATCGCTGGTCTCCTCCATGGCATCTATCTCAAACGTCATGGCGCCAACGTGATCATCTTGGAACAAGATCCCAACCCCAGGCGCAGTAGCCACAATGCCGGCATCTGTTTTGGTCCCTCGGTTCAGGAATTTCTTCGCTTATACAATGATACGGGTATTCAGGCTTGCCAACCAGCTGTCGTGACCAGATTAGCATACCGTCAGAACCTGTATTGGAGAGACACCGGCATCGTCAGACACCTCACCAGCTGGGGTGTGTTGTATCGGATCTTGCGAGCCAACTTTGACGGATTGGCGTCTGACGCTGTAACTATCCCGCCTCCAGCCAGGGCCGGAGATGGCCAATGCAGCTATCTCCCTGGTCAGAGGGTGACGAGCGTGCAGAAGACATCAgatggtgtggttgttgggtaTCTGGGCGAGGATGGAAAAGAGAGATGTTCGGTGGCTGATCTGGTTATCGGGGCTGATGGCCTACATTCGACCGTCAGGGGCTTGTTGAATGCCCCTGTGGTGAAGGAGTACTCCGGATATGTCTCCTGGAGAGGAACCGTCTGCGAAGCCAAAGTGTCACGTGAAACGGCCAGGTATTTTCAAGATCGGACAGTGCTCAGTTTGCTGAAGAGGACCTACATTGTATG CTACATAATCCCGCCCGATTCCGGATCCTTTGCCCCTGGTACCAGGCTGATAAACTGGGTCTGGTATTGTAACCTTTCTGAGACCCCCGAGACCAACTTTGTGGAACTTTTAACGGACACCAATGGACACCTCCACGCCAATACCGTTCCTTCCGGACTCGTACGGGCTGAGATTTGGAAGTCTCATCTGGCTCACATGCTTCCCTTGATACCAGGCCCCTTTGCAGAACTCTTCACCCAAACAGAGCAACCATTTATTACCAAGGTGAATGACGCTCTGTGTTCGAAAGCAACATTCTTCGACGGGCGGGTCTTGCTGGTGGGCGATGCACTGGCTACCTTCCGGCCTCACTTTGCCCTTGCAACAGAGCAAGCCGCCAGACATTGTTTAGGTCTTGCAAGAgtgtggaagggggagatcaCATTGCAGCTGTGGGAAAGGGAGGCTGTTGATCATGCTACAAAAATCTGGTTAGGAAGCCGAGTGATGGGGGCAGGGCTCTTGCGGGGATGGGTTGAGTTTTTGTTACTGGCTTGGAAGTACGTGGCTTTTTTTGCAAGATCAAAACTAGGTTGGAAAAGAGTGTGA
- a CDS encoding uncharacterized protein (COG:S; EggNog:ENOG503P297) — MFGELIALNRSSPSPPQPNSSNPKFPRYLLPSLAFTLRRRKPSSPTEYLTLSDNCSSKPKNRLGRTSPSLIRCLSCRSHLAFHSQIVSKGFHGRHGKAVLVAPTCPSFHDGRSPEQSFSSPNLGLNNIRLGPTEKRQLATGPHEVADIFCAICETKLGWKYVKADEPSQKYKVGKFILEVVRVVVEQGLEFEPLERVSSGDRSGTEGVAGVLFDSDDEDECEELFNGVWNAEDVAARRRVDVGLERGHE; from the coding sequence ATGTTTGGGGAGCTCATCGCTCTCAACCGATCATCTCCTTCACCGCCCCAACCAAACTCTTCCAACCCCAAGTTCCCACGCTACCTTCTGCCTTCTTTGGCCTTTACCCTCCGTCGACGGaaaccttcctctcccacagAGTATCTAACATTGTCAGACAATTGTTCATCCAAGCCAAAGAATAGGCTTGGTCGGacttctccctccctcatTCGCTGCCTGTCTTGCCGCTCCCATCTTGCTTTTCATTCTCAGATCGTATCCAAAGGCTTCCATGGACGCCACGGCAAAGCTGTTCTCGTTGCTCCGACCTGCCCCTCCTTTCACGATGGCAGGAGCCCAGAACAGAGCTTCTCTTCCCCCAATCTGGGTTTGAACAACATCCGGCTGGGACCCACGGAAAAAAGGCAACTGGCCACTGGTCCTCACGAAGTTGCCGATATCTTTTGCGCCATATGCGAGACAAAGTTGGGATGGAAGTACGTCAAGGCGGATGAACCGTCTCAAAAGTACAAGGTTGGAAAGTTCATACTGGAGGTTGTGCGAGTGGTTGTGGAACAGGGGCTAGAGTTTGAACCGCTGGAAAGGGTCAGTAGTGGAGATAGGTCCGGGACCGAGGGTGTGGCAGGTGTCCTATTTGACtcggacgatgaggatgagtgTGAGGAGCTGTTCAACGGCGTGTGGAACGCCGAGGATGTTGCGGCAAGGCGAAGGGTGGATGTAGGGCTGGAAAGAGGACACGAGTGA
- a CDS encoding uncharacterized protein (MEROPS:MER0026471; COG:E; EggNog:ENOG503NVKQ; BUSCO:EOG09261OIF) — translation MPRTPLSPLSLSVSLLSSSAPRYRLLARPFRPSITSPISRSFTTRPFLPNTTSARSQLQSSRPYLTEAIRNLQARKMAPQLDGYFKQVDDMSDAFIERLRQAVAIPSISSEAARRPDVVRMGHWLADELNKLGAQAELRPLGKQHGTDLELPPVVLARYGSDKNKRTILVYGHYDVQPAEKEDGWETEPFELTVKEDGRMLGRGSTDDKGPVLGWLNAIEAHKAASIEFPVNLLMCFEGMEEYGSDGLDDLINAEAKKYFADADAVCISDNYWLGTERPCLTYGLRGCNYYSVEVSGPGADLHSGVFGGTAQEPMTDLVRILGSLVDTDGKIQIPGIAEQVAPLTAEEDGLYDGISFTMETLYESLGSKTTIFDDKKKTLMARWRNPSLSIHGVEGAFSAPGAKTVIPAKVVGKFSIRTVPNMEIEKTNECVAKYVEDVFKKLGSKNTMKVYPQHCGNWWVASPKHWNFSAAAKATERVWGVQPDFTREGGSIPVTLTFEQATGKNVLLLPMGSSTDGAHSINEKLDKRNYIEGIKLLGAYLHYVAEEPQN, via the coding sequence ATGCCCCGCacacccctctctcccctctctctaTCAGTCAGCTTGCTCTCCTCAAGCGCCCCTCGTTATCGTTTGTTGGCGAGGCCATTTCGACCTTCCATCACCTCTCCCATCTCCCGCAGCTTTACCACCCGCCCATttctccccaacaccacctctgCCAGATCTCAGCTGCAGAGCTCCCGACCGTATCTAACCGAAGCTATCCGCAACCTCCAAGCAAGAAAAATGGCACCCCAACTCGATGGCTACTTCAAGCAGGTCGACGACATGTCCGATGCCTTCATCGAGCGTCTCCGTCAGGCCGTTGCCATTCCTTCCATCTCGTCCGAAGCCGCCCGTCGTCCCGATGTCGTCCGCATGGGCCACTGGCTCGCCGATGAGCTGAACAAGCTTGGTGCCCAGGCCGAGCTTCGTCCTCTGGGCAAGCAGCACGGAACCGACCTCGAGCTTCCCCCCGTTGTCCTCGCCCGCTACGGAAGTGACAAGAACAAGCGCACCATTTTGGTCTATGGCCATTATGATGTCCAGccggccgagaaggaggatggcTGGGAGACGGAGCCCTTTGAGCTGACTGTCAAGGAGGATGGCCGCATGCTGGGGCGTGGCTCAACGGACGACAAGGGCCCTGTGCTTGGCTGGCTGAACGCTATCGAGGCTCACAAGGCCGCCAGCATCGAGTTCCCCGTCAACCTTCTTATGTGCTTCGAGGGTATGGAGGAGTATGGTTCCGACGGTTTGGACGATCTGATCAacgccgaggccaagaagtACTTTGCCGATGCTGACGCCGTCTGCATCAGCGACAACTACTGGCTCGGAACCGAGCGGCCTTGCCTCACATACGGCCTTCGTGGGTGCAACTACTACAGTGTCGAAGTCTCCGGACCCGGCGCTGATCTTCACAGTGGTGTCTTTGGTGGCACAGCCCAGGAGCCCATGACTGACTTGGTGCGTATCCTGGGCTCGCTCGTGGACACGGATGGCAAGATTCAGATTCCTGGCATTGCTGAGCAAGTTGCCCCTCTTactgccgaggaggacggtCTCTACGATGGCATCTCGTTCACCATGGAGACCCTCTATGAGTCTCTGGGCAGCAAGACGACCATCTTCgatgacaagaagaagacgctCATGGCCCGCTGGCGCAACCCTTCGCTCTCTATCCACGGTGTCGAGGGCGCCTTCTCTGCTCCTGGTGCCAAGACGGTCATTCCCGCCAAGGTCGTTGGCAAGTTCTCCATCCGCACGGTGCCCAACATGGAGATCGAGAAGACCAACGAGTGTGTGGCCAAGTACGTCGAGGATGTCTTCAAGAAGCTTGGTTCTAAGAACACAATGAAGGTGTATCCCCAGCACTGCGGCAACTGGTGGGTGGCCAGCCCCAAGCACTGGAACTTTTCGGCTGCTGCCAAAGCTACCGAGCGGGTGTGGGGCGTTCAGCCTGATTTCACTCGCGAGGGCGGCTCTATTCCGGTGACGCTCACTTTTGAGCAGGCTACTGGCAAGAATGTGCTTCTTTTGCCAATGGGTAGCTCGACGGATGGTGCCCATTCCATCAACGAGAAGCTCGACAAGCGGAACTATATTGAGGGCATCAAGCTTCTGGGCGCATACCTGCACTATGTTGCCGAGGAGCCTCAAAACTAG
- a CDS encoding uncharacterized protein (COG:O; MEROPS:MER0000338; EggNog:ENOG503NU05) has protein sequence MLFSAAALLALLPAALAAPATSGPLDKRAPIISARAGKVVPGKYIVKLKDGASDAVVNKVLGKHKADQIYKGGKFKGFAGALDDASLEAIRYLPEVEYVEEEAEFTINAVVSQTGAPWGLARISSRTPGGTTYRYDDSAGAGTCSYIIDTGIYTAHSDFQGRAIWGSNHVDSSNTDGNGHGTHVAGTVGGRLYGVAKKTTLIAVKVLNASGSGSTSGVVAGINYVQTNFPSRNCPNGTVANMSLGGGYSASINTAARNLVNAGVFLAVAAGNDNANAANYSPASEASVCTVGATASNDARSTFSNYGAVVDIFAPGTNILSTWIGGTSATRSISGTSMASPHIAGLGAYLLTLQGRRTPAALCSYIASIATNNVITSVPSGTINKLAYNGVA, from the exons CCTGCCCGCGGCTCTCGCTGCCCCGGCTACTTCCGGTCCCCTTGACAAGCGCGCCCCGATCATCTCGGCCCGCGCTGGCAAGGTCGTTCCCGGCAAGTACATTGTCAAGCTCAAGGATGGTGCCTCCGATGCCGTCGTGAACAAGGTCCTCGGCAAGCACAAGGCCGACCAGATCTACAAGGGTGGCAAGTTCAAGGGCTTCGCTGGTGCTCTTGACGATGCTTCCCTCGAGGCCATCCGTTATCTCCCCGAG GTTGAGTacgtcgaggaggaggccgagttTACCATCAACGCCGTCGTCTCTCAAACTGGTGCTCCCTGGGGTCTTGCTCGCATCTCCAGCCGCACTCCTGGTGGCACTACCTACCGCTACGACGATAGCGCCGGTGCCGGTACTTGCTCGTACATTATCGACACTGGTATCTACACCGCCCACTCG GACTTCCAAGGTCGTGCCATCTGGGGCAGCAACCACGTCGACAGCTCCAACACCGACGGAAACGGCCACGGCACCCACGTCGCTGGCACCGTTGGCGGTCGCCTCTATGGTGTCGCCAAGAAGACCACCTTGATTGCTGTCAAGGTCCTCAACgcctccggctccggctccac TTCCGGTGTCGTTGCTGGTATCAACTATGTCCAGACCAACTTCCCCAGCCGCAACTGCCCCAACGGCACTGTTGCCAACATGTCCCTCGGCGGTGGCTACTCTGCCTCCATCAACACTGCTGCCAGGAACCTCGTCAACGCCGGTGTCTTCCTTGCTGTCGCCGCTGGCAACGACAACGCCAACGCTGCCAACTACTCCCCCGCTTCCGAGGCCTCTGTCTGCACTGTCGGTGCCACCGCTAGCAACGATGCGCGctccaccttctccaactATGGTGCCGTCGTCGATATCTTTGCCCCTGGCACCAACATTCTGAGCACCTGGATTGGTGGTACCTCCGCTACCCGCTCCATCTCCGGTACCAGCATGGCCAGCCCCCACATTGCCGGTCTCGGCGCCTACCTCCTAACCCTCCAGGGCCGCCGCACTCCTGCTGCTCTCTGTTCCTACATTGCCAGCATTGCCACCAACAACGTCATCACCAGCGTTCCCAGCGGcaccatcaacaagctcGCCTACAACGGCGTTGCTTAA